From one Lactiplantibacillus paraplantarum genomic stretch:
- a CDS encoding pyridoxal phosphate-dependent aminotransferase, translating into MKFEESKILQQLPKQFFANLVKKVNAKVASGADVINLGQGNPDQPTPEFVVKAMQAATANPADHKYSLFRGLPRFKQAAADFYEREYGVKLDPETEIAVLGGSKIGLVELPLALLNPGDTMILPDPGYPDYLSGITLAQVKLALLRLTAQNHFLPDYQQVDPQVAAAAKLLYLNYPNNPTGAVATSEFFRETVAFANKNQIGIVHDFAYGAIGFDGQRPVSFLQTPGAKDVGIEMYTLSKSFNMAGWRVGFAAGNADMIEALNLIQDHLFVSVFPAIQDAAIAALNSDQQTVRDLVNLYERRRNQFFAAARKIGWEPYPSGGSFYAWMPVPEGYTSESFADLLLDQVAVAVAPGNGFGAGGEGYVRVGLLIDEPRFTEACQRIAKLHLFDK; encoded by the coding sequence TGAAGAATCCAAAATCTTACAGCAGTTACCAAAACAATTTTTTGCAAATTTAGTCAAGAAGGTCAATGCGAAAGTCGCGTCCGGTGCGGATGTCATTAATTTAGGTCAGGGCAATCCTGATCAACCGACTCCGGAATTTGTCGTTAAGGCGATGCAGGCTGCAACCGCCAACCCAGCGGATCATAAGTATTCGCTATTCCGTGGGCTGCCCCGATTTAAACAGGCGGCGGCCGATTTTTACGAACGCGAGTATGGTGTGAAGCTGGACCCGGAAACTGAGATTGCTGTTTTGGGTGGCAGTAAAATTGGATTAGTAGAGTTACCCTTGGCGCTTCTAAATCCTGGCGATACGATGATCCTGCCCGATCCCGGTTATCCGGACTATTTATCTGGAATAACGTTAGCACAAGTGAAATTAGCGTTACTACGGCTAACGGCACAAAATCATTTTTTGCCAGATTATCAACAGGTCGATCCACAAGTTGCGGCCGCAGCGAAGTTACTATACTTGAATTACCCGAATAATCCAACTGGAGCTGTGGCTACATCAGAATTTTTCCGAGAGACGGTCGCGTTTGCTAATAAAAATCAAATTGGAATTGTGCATGATTTTGCGTATGGTGCAATTGGTTTTGATGGTCAACGCCCCGTGAGCTTCTTACAGACCCCGGGGGCGAAAGACGTGGGGATCGAAATGTACACACTCTCTAAATCTTTTAACATGGCTGGCTGGCGCGTTGGCTTCGCTGCTGGTAACGCTGACATGATTGAAGCTCTGAATCTGATTCAAGACCATCTATTTGTCAGTGTCTTCCCGGCAATTCAAGATGCAGCAATTGCCGCTTTGAATAGTGACCAACAGACCGTTCGTGATTTGGTCAATCTATATGAACGCCGGCGCAACCAATTTTTTGCGGCGGCTCGTAAGATTGGTTGGGAACCATACCCATCGGGCGGATCCTTTTATGCTTGGATGCCTGTTCCTGAAGGGTATACGAGTGAAAGCTTTGCCGATTTACTGCTAGATCAGGTGGCAGTGGCCGTGGCACCGGGAAACGGTTTTGGTGCGGGTGGCGAAGGCTACGTTCGTGTTGGCTTACTGATTGACGAACCTCGCTTTACCGAAGCGTGCCAGCGGATTGCCAAATTGCATCTATTTGATAAGTAA
- a CDS encoding ABC transporter permease, which produces MFTMFKTIGDQFANFKIIRRMAKYDDRATYQSHYLGLAWEFLNPLIQIGIYYLVFGVALKRGDPMPGIPYLPWMVVGIAPWLYMNKTTLDASSSIYRQVGLVSKMKFPVNVLPSIKIYGNLYSFWTMIAFGIFLMFVNGIWPSIAWIQFIYYFGCMIVLMYSLGIFNATVSVLIRDWHITLQSVLRMLFYMSGVLFNFTTSNFPAVFVRLLELNPFYYVLNGMRESLLNRGWIWQQPNITLTIVFWLFNLVVILTGTYLYNKFRSNFVDLI; this is translated from the coding sequence ATGTTTACGATGTTTAAGACGATTGGCGATCAGTTCGCCAATTTCAAGATTATTCGGCGAATGGCGAAGTATGATGATCGGGCCACATATCAAAGCCATTACCTTGGGTTAGCGTGGGAATTTCTAAACCCGCTGATTCAAATCGGAATTTATTACTTAGTATTTGGGGTCGCGTTAAAACGTGGCGATCCGATGCCAGGAATCCCGTATTTGCCATGGATGGTAGTTGGGATTGCACCATGGTTATACATGAACAAAACGACGCTGGACGCGTCTTCTAGCATTTACCGTCAGGTTGGGTTAGTTTCAAAGATGAAATTCCCAGTCAACGTATTACCGTCAATTAAAATTTATGGTAACTTATATAGTTTCTGGACGATGATTGCTTTTGGAATCTTCCTGATGTTCGTTAATGGTATTTGGCCCTCAATTGCATGGATTCAATTTATCTACTACTTTGGTTGCATGATCGTATTAATGTATTCACTTGGGATTTTCAATGCCACGGTCAGTGTTCTGATTCGTGACTGGCATATCACGCTTCAATCCGTATTACGGATGCTGTTCTATATGAGTGGGGTGCTATTTAACTTTACAACGTCCAACTTCCCCGCCGTTTTTGTGCGCCTACTAGAACTAAATCCGTTCTACTACGTGCTCAACGGAATGCGGGAATCGTTGCTTAATCGTGGTTGGATCTGGCAACAGCCTAATATCACGTTGACGATTGTCTTTTGGCTCTTCAATCTCGTTGTGATTCTGACTGGAACGTATCTCTATAACAAGTTCCGTTCGAACTTTGTGGATTTGATTTAG
- a CDS encoding ABC transporter ATP-binding protein: protein MENQYKVELHNVTKEYDLYRSNNDKLKHFFNIGNVDVPRFWSLKGVSLNVKPGEALGIIGINGSGKSTISNIISGIIPQTTGTVDVHGDTSIISIGAGLKWNLTGDENIRLKGLMQGLSIKEIQAVRDDIVDFADIGDFIGQPVKDYSTGMRSRLGFAIAVHINPDIMIIDEALSVGDDTFYQKCVDKIMEFKKQGKTIIFVSHNLRQVELLCDRVAWMHFGDLLEVGETKETVDHYRKFSKDFKAQTAAYRKKYQVGKKKEQADFDIAAYERQLVEEKAKDSDKSKQAVSRQVHRTLYKQILPEKMTIGTKLVMLVAIVLFLFFALVNVSGHSVTSAIENPTVLLHPVNHYIKSQSVLFNSK from the coding sequence ATGGAAAATCAATATAAGGTTGAATTGCATAATGTCACTAAAGAATATGATTTATATCGTAGTAACAACGATAAGTTAAAACACTTTTTTAACATTGGTAATGTTGATGTCCCGCGGTTTTGGTCGCTAAAAGGGGTCAGCTTAAACGTTAAACCAGGTGAAGCGTTGGGGATTATCGGAATCAACGGTTCTGGTAAGTCAACGATTTCGAATATTATTTCGGGAATCATTCCTCAAACGACTGGGACGGTGGATGTGCACGGTGATACGTCCATTATTTCAATCGGGGCCGGCTTAAAGTGGAATTTGACTGGTGATGAAAACATTCGGTTGAAAGGACTCATGCAAGGGTTGAGTATTAAAGAGATCCAAGCGGTTCGTGATGATATTGTTGATTTCGCGGATATTGGTGATTTTATTGGTCAACCAGTTAAGGACTATTCGACTGGGATGCGCTCGCGGTTAGGTTTTGCGATTGCGGTGCATATCAATCCCGACATCATGATTATTGATGAAGCATTATCAGTTGGTGATGACACCTTCTATCAAAAATGTGTGGATAAGATTATGGAATTCAAGAAGCAAGGGAAGACCATTATCTTTGTCAGCCATAATTTACGGCAAGTGGAATTACTCTGTGACCGGGTTGCGTGGATGCACTTTGGGGATCTTTTAGAAGTCGGCGAGACCAAGGAAACTGTTGATCATTACCGGAAATTTTCTAAGGACTTCAAAGCGCAAACGGCGGCTTATCGTAAGAAGTATCAGGTCGGTAAGAAGAAGGAACAAGCGGACTTTGATATTGCCGCTTATGAACGACAACTAGTTGAAGAAAAGGCTAAGGATAGCGATAAGAGTAAGCAGGCGGTTAGCCGTCAAGTTCATCGGACGCTATATAAGCAAATCTTGCCAGAAAAGATGACGATTGGCACCAAGCTCGTCATGTTAGTGGCAATTGTCCTATTCTTATTCTTTGCGCTAGTGAACGTTTCGGGTCACTCGGTTACTTCAGCGATTGAGAATCCGACAGTACTGTTACATCCAGTCAATCATTACATTAAAAGTCAGTCGGTCTTATTCAATAGTAAGTGA
- a CDS encoding PadR family transcriptional regulator produces MYELFILGQLMDHPMTGYQLRKALVNVVGSELTISFGALYPLLDKLAAAEELTLAFKRTTNKRPQKLATITAAGRMQFWQLVMTPVALNKQTQLTFQIKLNFLHLLSRDQQQVILLDFQQFAQGQVARLTAQHKRVMTNTHMLAADIQDALMVNELQRVRAQAQLDWLNRQLRNGGEVKG; encoded by the coding sequence ATGTATGAATTGTTTATTTTAGGACAGTTGATGGATCACCCGATGACGGGCTACCAGTTGCGTAAAGCGCTGGTAAACGTAGTCGGTTCAGAATTAACCATTAGTTTTGGCGCGCTGTACCCGTTGCTAGATAAGTTAGCCGCGGCTGAAGAATTAACACTGGCATTTAAGCGGACCACTAATAAACGACCACAAAAGTTAGCCACGATAACAGCGGCTGGTCGCATGCAATTTTGGCAGTTGGTTATGACGCCAGTCGCGCTCAACAAGCAAACGCAGTTAACGTTTCAAATAAAGCTAAATTTTTTACATTTATTAAGTCGAGATCAGCAGCAAGTGATTTTGTTGGATTTTCAGCAATTTGCACAGGGACAGGTCGCACGCTTAACAGCGCAGCACAAACGAGTGATGACGAATACCCACATGCTTGCAGCTGATATTCAAGATGCGTTGATGGTCAATGAGTTACAACGGGTACGAGCCCAAGCACAATTAGACTGGCTTAACCGCCAGTTGCGCAATGGAGGGGAAGTTAAGGGATGA
- a CDS encoding MFS transporter, with protein MKTMSFATDPQIQKHRWWILVAVCLFTFMSTLDGSIVNIALPVMSKDLAIPMNQAEWVVSIYLIVICALLLLFGKLGDIYGKIRVFKIGSLLFIIGSLLSGFSVGLPFLLIARSIQAIGAAMTMSTNNGIITEVFPFKERGRALGMIGSFVALGSIAGPGIGGLILAHLSWGYIFWINVPVGILAMILGAMILPKDVTTTQQPLDKTGAGLFAVLMVALFAGVFIGQQIGFLQPVILALFAVAIVTLIIFVRVELRHENPLLALQLFKNTRFSISILCALLIFIANFFFNVIAPFYLENARGLAANYAGYALMVFPIVQVVVAPIAGTISDKIGPELLTFVGLVLISISQVGYMVVGLATPLWFFLLFVGLVGFGNGIFMAPNNSIVMSSVAVKDLGVAGGINALARELGMIVGISVATTVLYSAMSQSAGYKVTSYLPAHPEIFINGMHIAFMVSLGICLVATVITGVRLLKRRRTILAK; from the coding sequence ATGAAAACAATGTCGTTTGCGACTGATCCACAAATTCAAAAGCATCGCTGGTGGATACTGGTTGCAGTCTGTTTATTTACGTTCATGTCAACGCTAGATGGAAGTATTGTGAACATTGCCTTGCCAGTCATGAGTAAGGATCTAGCGATTCCAATGAACCAGGCGGAATGGGTCGTCTCGATTTATTTGATTGTGATTTGTGCGTTATTGTTATTATTTGGTAAATTAGGTGATATTTACGGTAAGATTCGGGTGTTTAAAATCGGGTCCTTACTATTCATTATTGGATCGTTATTGTCAGGATTCAGTGTGGGCTTGCCATTTTTACTAATTGCACGCAGTATTCAAGCAATTGGGGCAGCCATGACGATGAGTACGAATAACGGGATTATTACCGAAGTTTTCCCGTTCAAGGAACGTGGCCGGGCGCTCGGAATGATTGGTTCATTTGTTGCTTTGGGTAGTATTGCCGGACCGGGCATCGGTGGTCTGATTCTAGCTCACCTGAGCTGGGGCTATATTTTCTGGATCAACGTTCCGGTGGGGATTTTGGCGATGATTTTAGGCGCAATGATTTTACCAAAAGACGTTACAACGACGCAACAACCATTGGATAAGACCGGGGCGGGGTTATTTGCCGTACTCATGGTTGCACTATTTGCAGGTGTGTTTATCGGGCAACAGATTGGGTTCTTGCAGCCGGTTATCTTAGCCTTGTTTGCAGTGGCAATTGTGACGCTGATTATTTTTGTTCGCGTCGAGTTACGCCATGAAAATCCGCTGCTAGCGCTGCAATTATTTAAGAATACCCGTTTTAGCATTAGTATCTTATGTGCGTTATTAATTTTTATTGCGAACTTTTTCTTTAACGTGATTGCCCCGTTTTATTTAGAAAATGCTCGGGGGCTAGCAGCAAACTATGCGGGCTACGCCTTGATGGTATTCCCAATCGTACAAGTGGTGGTCGCCCCGATTGCTGGGACGATTTCTGACAAGATCGGACCAGAATTGTTAACGTTCGTGGGATTGGTTCTGATTTCAATCAGTCAAGTGGGCTATATGGTTGTGGGGCTAGCCACGCCACTTTGGTTCTTCTTATTATTCGTCGGCTTGGTTGGATTTGGCAATGGTATCTTCATGGCACCCAATAATTCGATCGTGATGAGTTCAGTGGCGGTCAAAGACTTGGGCGTTGCTGGCGGGATTAACGCGTTAGCCCGTGAATTAGGCATGATCGTTGGAATTTCGGTTGCAACGACCGTGCTGTATTCGGCCATGAGTCAATCAGCGGGGTATAAAGTCACGTCATATTTACCAGCGCATCCGGAGATCTTTATTAATGGTATGCACATTGCGTTCATGGTCTCATTAGGGATTTGTTTAGTTGCGACTGTTATTACCGGTGTTCGGTTGTTAAAGCGTCGACGTACAATACTTGCTAAGTAA
- a CDS encoding ammonium transporter, protein MNAANSTFLVLSSILVLFMTPGLAFFYGGLVSKRNVVNTMLSVFMICGLAILLWLAFGYSLSFSGDLGGIVGNLKATWLHGVDLTALTATKIPNGLYLIFQMMFAIITPALFVGAVVGRIRFKFLLTFIIFWSLLIYYPMVHMVWDNGLLAKLGVIDFAGGTVVHINAGITALVLSAFLGARHKYGKDATQHYNILWVLLGTAILWIGWYGFNAGSALAMNDIAIQAFLTTTVATATSMMTWMVVDMLTKGKPTLVGVCTGTLCGLVAITPACGYVTISGAFWIGLIATLTSYGFITFIKPRLGIDDALDAFGCHGVSGMIGSIMTGLFASKAVNNTISLNGLFYGGGVKLFGLQLLATAFTIVFTTLVCIVIIVLLKRVIRMRVDEQEEELGLDQGEHGEVADYTVQMSHDLTNIQHHSDEFRGQLAQLLDKQQRFR, encoded by the coding sequence ATGAACGCTGCAAATTCAACGTTTTTAGTTTTATCTAGTATATTGGTATTATTCATGACACCCGGATTGGCTTTTTTCTACGGTGGTTTAGTTTCCAAACGAAACGTCGTTAACACCATGTTATCCGTCTTCATGATTTGTGGGCTAGCAATTCTGTTATGGCTCGCATTTGGCTATTCACTATCTTTTTCCGGCGACCTTGGCGGTATTGTCGGTAATCTAAAAGCTACTTGGTTGCACGGTGTGGACTTAACCGCTCTCACTGCGACTAAAATTCCCAACGGTTTGTATCTCATCTTTCAAATGATGTTCGCTATCATCACACCAGCGTTATTCGTTGGCGCCGTAGTTGGTCGTATTCGGTTTAAGTTCTTGCTAACCTTCATCATCTTCTGGTCACTACTCATCTATTATCCAATGGTTCATATGGTTTGGGATAACGGCCTATTAGCTAAACTCGGTGTTATCGACTTTGCGGGCGGCACCGTCGTCCACATCAATGCTGGTATCACCGCCCTAGTCTTATCAGCCTTCTTAGGTGCTCGCCACAAGTATGGCAAAGACGCGACCCAACATTACAACATTTTATGGGTATTACTAGGTACCGCTATTTTATGGATTGGCTGGTATGGCTTCAACGCCGGCTCGGCACTCGCTATGAATGACATTGCCATCCAAGCCTTCTTAACCACAACCGTTGCTACCGCGACTTCCATGATGACGTGGATGGTCGTTGACATGCTAACGAAGGGCAAGCCAACCCTAGTCGGTGTCTGCACAGGAACCCTTTGTGGTCTCGTTGCGATTACGCCTGCTTGCGGCTACGTGACTATCTCTGGTGCTTTTTGGATTGGCCTCATTGCCACATTAACTAGTTACGGCTTCATTACGTTTATCAAACCACGCTTAGGAATTGACGATGCACTCGATGCCTTTGGTTGCCACGGCGTTTCCGGCATGATTGGCAGTATCATGACCGGTTTATTTGCAAGCAAGGCTGTTAACAATACGATTTCTCTGAACGGTCTTTTCTACGGTGGGGGGGTTAAGTTATTTGGACTACAACTACTTGCAACGGCCTTTACCATTGTCTTTACTACCCTCGTCTGCATCGTTATTATCGTATTATTGAAGCGGGTTATCAGAATGCGGGTTGACGAACAAGAAGAAGAACTCGGACTCGATCAAGGTGAACACGGCGAGGTCGCTGACTACACGGTTCAAATGAGCCACGACTTGACGAACATTCAACATCACAGTGATGAATTCCGTGGTCAGCTAGCCCAACTGCTAGATAAACAACAACGATTCCGGTAA
- a CDS encoding L-lactate dehydrogenase: MRKYAIIGVGHVGATIAYTLVCKGIADELILIDSNAAKARAEQLDLQDAQARLDSRTIIKINDYNELDDTDILFVTSGNIHALDHASGNRWAEFEYTKQIVQDIAPKVKATKFNGVVIDTMNPCDAITHYFQRATGLSRQQVFGTGTFLDTARMQKVVAEAFDCDPKNISGYVYGEHGESQFSAWSTVQVNGIPITSLVDQYHLDLDALEAAARHGGWAVHSGKGYTSFAIATCAVKLSEAVFANARLACPVSAYSETFKTYVGQPAIIGKDGVESVTTLTLTAAEQAKFRNSADTIIEKFHAFDDVLSAQSVQKRQQA; the protein is encoded by the coding sequence ATGCGAAAATATGCGATTATTGGGGTCGGACACGTTGGTGCAACGATTGCCTACACATTAGTATGCAAAGGGATTGCGGATGAATTGATTTTGATTGATTCTAATGCTGCCAAGGCCCGTGCGGAACAATTAGATTTACAAGATGCGCAGGCACGGTTAGACAGTCGCACGATTATTAAGATTAATGATTATAATGAATTAGACGATACGGATATTTTGTTTGTCACTAGTGGGAATATTCACGCGTTAGACCATGCTTCGGGTAATCGGTGGGCGGAATTTGAGTATACCAAGCAAATCGTTCAAGATATCGCTCCAAAGGTTAAAGCGACGAAATTTAATGGCGTAGTTATCGATACGATGAATCCGTGTGATGCTATTACGCATTATTTCCAGCGGGCAACAGGACTATCGCGGCAACAAGTCTTCGGTACGGGGACGTTTTTGGACACAGCGCGGATGCAAAAGGTCGTTGCGGAGGCCTTTGATTGTGATCCGAAAAATATTAGCGGGTATGTTTATGGTGAACACGGGGAATCACAATTCAGTGCGTGGTCAACGGTTCAAGTTAACGGTATTCCAATTACATCCTTGGTTGATCAGTACCACCTAGACTTGGATGCGCTAGAAGCAGCTGCTCGTCATGGTGGTTGGGCCGTTCATTCCGGCAAGGGTTACACCAGTTTTGCCATCGCGACTTGTGCAGTTAAGTTGAGCGAGGCGGTCTTTGCGAATGCCCGCTTAGCATGTCCGGTGTCGGCGTACAGTGAAACTTTTAAGACATACGTGGGCCAACCAGCAATCATTGGCAAAGATGGGGTTGAAAGTGTTACTACTTTAACTCTGACTGCGGCTGAGCAAGCTAAGTTCCGCAATTCGGCGGATACGATTATTGAGAAGTTCCACGCTTTTGATGATGTCTTGAGTGCTCAGTCGGTACAAAAACGGCAACAAGCTTAA
- a CDS encoding M57 family metalloprotease codes for MKNKSSVKLGLTTLTVIIGIALTPIANAKTIATPFSRSRWPHAQVTYVIQASAYERHVYQAAIHAWNATGHFKFVPGTTAHHQVTLGTSSATNGQYYRLAGITFSTGYPNGYYTKAQVYLLTRNFALYHYSYSDQVHVAEHELGHTIGLEHSRDRHSVMLADNRYNGISAADSAAVRTRYRLPVGRL; via the coding sequence ATGAAGAATAAAAGCAGTGTTAAGTTAGGTCTGACAACATTAACCGTCATTATCGGGATTGCTTTGACCCCGATTGCTAACGCTAAAACAATTGCCACACCCTTTTCACGTAGTCGGTGGCCACACGCACAAGTCACTTACGTCATTCAGGCCTCGGCATACGAGCGTCACGTCTATCAAGCTGCTATTCATGCTTGGAACGCGACCGGGCACTTCAAATTTGTTCCGGGAACCACTGCTCACCATCAAGTGACACTAGGGACCAGTTCTGCTACGAACGGTCAATACTATCGGCTGGCAGGAATTACTTTTTCAACCGGCTATCCCAATGGCTATTACACGAAAGCGCAAGTGTACTTGCTGACTCGTAACTTTGCGCTCTACCACTATTCTTATTCGGATCAAGTCCATGTAGCCGAGCATGAACTAGGACACACCATCGGCCTAGAACATAGTCGTGATCGTCACAGTGTCATGTTAGCTGACAATCGTTATAACGGCATTAGCGCAGCTGATAGTGCGGCCGTCCGCACTCGTTATCGTTTACCAGTCGGCCGACTATAA
- the rpiA gene encoding ribose 5-phosphate isomerase A, producing the protein MTIKQAIVQQALTLIKPQMVVGFGGGSTVGELVKEAANHVNEITVVTPSPTTRQLATVLGYTVVDTAYCDRVDIAFDGCDQLDHHGNALKSGGGIHANEKIIASLADEYWLLTMRDRLVDQFDIKTPLVLEVLPAALSLVMRTVSDLGGQATLRVADNRDGFTLTDNGNLLIDCHFPTYAKLTALNAELATLAGVVETSYFDHLVTNAWLGDTATNTVEALF; encoded by the coding sequence ATGACGATTAAACAGGCAATCGTACAACAAGCCTTAACGTTGATTAAACCACAGATGGTGGTTGGCTTTGGTGGTGGTTCGACGGTTGGTGAACTGGTCAAAGAGGCCGCTAACCACGTGAATGAGATTACGGTCGTGACCCCGTCACCGACGACGCGCCAGTTGGCAACAGTGCTGGGTTATACCGTGGTCGATACCGCTTATTGCGATCGGGTCGATATTGCTTTTGACGGCTGTGATCAATTAGATCATCACGGTAATGCGCTCAAAAGTGGTGGTGGGATTCATGCTAATGAGAAGATTATTGCCAGCTTGGCGGATGAATATTGGCTGCTGACGATGCGCGACCGGCTAGTTGATCAATTTGATATTAAGACGCCGTTAGTCTTAGAGGTCTTACCAGCGGCGTTGTCATTGGTCATGCGGACGGTGAGTGATCTTGGCGGTCAGGCGACGCTGCGAGTAGCTGATAATCGGGATGGGTTCACGTTAACTGATAATGGCAATTTGTTGATTGATTGCCATTTTCCAACATATGCTAAGCTCACAGCTCTAAATGCTGAATTAGCAACTTTGGCTGGCGTTGTTGAAACGAGCTATTTTGATCATTTGGTGACGAATGCTTGGTTGGGCGATACGGCCACGAATACGGTTGAGGCACTATTTTAA
- a CDS encoding multicopper oxidase family protein, with protein MAKKVYTDYFFDEPAYNTHDGGYIPLVTPKIDPQPLAIPPLLKPDRQTDTDDYYTVTAQESETQFLPGKKTKTWGYNAGFLGQTIVFRNGKQTHIDLENKLPELTTFHWHGLNVPGPITDGGCHAPVYPGETNHIDFKVHQPAATTWLHAHPCPSTATQVWKGLATMVIIQDDVEDQLPLPRNYGVDDIPLVLQDREFHDDNQFDYRADYDPDGVQGHTALVNGTVNPYFDVTTQRVRLRILDGSNRREWRLHFNDDLEFAQVASDGGILPAPVYMTKVMMTCAERDEIVVDFGQYQPGDEVTLMTDDTPLCRFRIKSFVPDDTKLPEHLVDIPDETPTPDLPVRTITMDGMDDEVALDGKKFDMSRIDARQKVGDVAIWEIRNTNSTENGMVHPFHVHGTQFRVLARNDGPVYPNEHGLKDTVGVNPGETVRIKVKFELTGVYMYHCHIIEHEDGGMMAQIESYDPQHPQTYHLMDMDTLRNAFAKEQGIKPEDVWMPGM; from the coding sequence ATGGCAAAAAAAGTCTATACTGATTATTTTTTTGATGAACCTGCTTACAACACACATGACGGTGGCTATATTCCACTAGTTACACCGAAAATCGATCCACAACCGTTAGCGATTCCGCCGTTATTGAAGCCGGACCGTCAAACGGATACGGATGACTACTACACCGTGACGGCGCAAGAAAGTGAAACCCAGTTTTTGCCTGGTAAGAAGACTAAAACGTGGGGCTATAATGCGGGCTTTCTAGGTCAAACCATCGTCTTCCGTAATGGTAAGCAGACCCATATTGACTTGGAAAATAAACTCCCAGAATTGACGACTTTCCATTGGCATGGCTTGAACGTGCCAGGGCCGATTACCGATGGTGGCTGCCACGCACCAGTTTATCCAGGGGAAACAAATCACATTGATTTTAAAGTCCACCAACCAGCTGCAACGACTTGGTTACATGCACATCCATGTCCATCGACTGCGACGCAAGTCTGGAAAGGCTTAGCAACGATGGTGATTATTCAGGATGATGTCGAAGACCAGTTACCATTGCCTCGTAATTATGGCGTTGATGATATTCCATTGGTATTACAAGACCGTGAATTCCACGATGACAATCAATTTGATTATCGGGCGGACTACGATCCAGATGGTGTTCAAGGGCATACGGCGTTAGTTAATGGGACGGTCAACCCATATTTTGATGTGACGACGCAGCGGGTGCGTCTACGAATCTTGGATGGGTCGAACCGGCGCGAATGGCGTCTGCACTTCAATGACGATTTAGAATTTGCGCAAGTCGCTTCCGATGGTGGCATTTTGCCGGCGCCGGTTTATATGACCAAAGTGATGATGACCTGTGCGGAACGGGACGAAATTGTCGTTGATTTCGGTCAGTATCAACCAGGTGATGAAGTCACGCTGATGACCGATGACACGCCACTATGTCGTTTTCGGATCAAATCGTTCGTGCCAGATGATACGAAACTACCAGAGCATTTAGTTGATATTCCTGATGAAACGCCAACACCGGACTTACCTGTTCGCACAATCACGATGGATGGGATGGATGATGAAGTTGCGCTTGATGGCAAGAAATTCGATATGAGCCGCATTGATGCTCGGCAAAAAGTTGGGGATGTCGCCATTTGGGAAATTCGCAACACCAACAGTACTGAAAACGGCATGGTTCATCCATTCCACGTTCATGGGACTCAGTTTAGAGTTTTGGCACGGAATGATGGCCCGGTTTATCCTAATGAACATGGGTTGAAGGATACGGTCGGTGTCAACCCTGGCGAAACGGTGCGAATCAAGGTTAAATTTGAGCTGACAGGGGTTTACATGTATCACTGCCATATCATCGAACATGAAGATGGTGGGATGATGGCCCAAATTGAATCATATGATCCTCAACACCCACAAACTTATCATTTAATGGATATGGACACCTTACGGAATGCTTTTGCGAAGGAACAAGGCATCAAGCCCGAAGATGTTTGGATGCCCGGTATGTAA
- a CDS encoding DUF1304 domain-containing protein, with protein sequence MHIAAMIMAIVVAVEHLFILWLEMFNADSEMVAKAFGIPRQTLQSPSVQLLFKNQGLYNGFLAVGILYSLFVIPAVASAGATLFFLACVMVAAIYGSITVSRAIVVIQGLPALIAFILMYLA encoded by the coding sequence ATGCACATTGCAGCAATGATTATGGCAATCGTGGTTGCCGTTGAGCATTTATTTATCTTGTGGTTGGAAATGTTTAATGCAGATAGTGAGATGGTCGCAAAAGCGTTTGGAATTCCACGGCAAACGTTACAGTCACCGTCAGTGCAATTATTATTTAAAAATCAGGGGTTATATAATGGCTTCTTGGCCGTTGGTATTTTATACAGCTTGTTTGTGATTCCGGCCGTTGCGAGCGCCGGTGCAACTCTATTTTTCTTAGCTTGTGTGATGGTTGCTGCTATTTATGGCAGTATTACGGTTAGTCGGGCGATTGTCGTGATTCAGGGCTTACCGGCATTAATTGCCTTTATTCTGATGTACTTAGCTTAA